AATCCCACCGTGTCTGGCCTATTACAGAGCAATCCGCTTTGATGTCTATGGTTGTGGAAGCCGCCGGTCGTGTTGCGGCTCAAAGAAGTGAAGGATCTTCGATGATCGAAATCGAAATGCACATACCCGAGATCGTCATTCAACGCATGCGGGAACCCAATTTCAATAGCCAGATGTTAGCAAGATGGATCGGTCGCAGATGGGACTTATCAGAGCAAGCAATCGCCGAACTCCATTTGAAAGGAAGAGGATGTAGCCCAAGAATCTGTCTGTCAGTCACAAGTCGTTCAACACTTGAAGACACCTGCTGTCCTTTTGGCTAATAAACacggcatttttctttttatcactCGATATAAAACGGATTTCTCTTAAACTAGCTCCCAACAAACGGTTACGTTACCAGTCGCGATTTTCCTTTAGATACTGCTATAGTAAACCAAAGTAGAATTAAAACAATATATATGTCAACACGCAACGGGTAAAAGtagcattttgtttttgtagaaatATTTGACAATAACTATCACAACTGTACCGTATTCCGCAGTCTCGGTTTATTTAAAGGTGATGATGAACGATGATGACAGAAAGCCAAGTCTATCGCATATCATTACTTACTAGTTAAGCTTGCACGAACGAACAATACTGAATACTACGCACGAACGATATTGACAGGATTAGTTCCAACTTTACGTATGTAGGTATGCAATAAAACATGCACTTTGGCACCTCAGATGCGATAGTTTCGAAAGCGAGTGAGCTAGACATGCCTCCGCCGGtaacacacaaaagaaagggaaaaaaggcGATGGGAAGATAGAGAGAGATTCTAACGTTTTTTTTCGTCCCTGTCAGAAAACAGTTTCCCCACATTGCAAATCTAGTAGTACGTAGGAGAAGAGTTGCACAAGAGGTAAAAATCTATGTCTTACGTCAGGACTACTTGATaaaattcttaaatttttgttaTCGTCCTTTGAAACGTTTAAACGTGTCACCCGGAAGTAGGCTAGGACTCCGTAAGGATAATCCCAAAATGATCAAATCAATGgatccccccaaaaaaaaacttcattCGAAGAGGCTATAGAAATAAGAGTGATCTTTTACCTTTAGCCACCAGATCGCCTAGATGACTAGCGGATGAGGCGGTCTGATGTTTTAAGCAAGATTCCAAATGAAAACAGTCTGTTTGATCTTCAACCACGGTAGTCAAAAGTACTGGCCCAAAAACGTTATGTTTAATCCTAGTATTGTGCAAATCAGTATAAGTTACGACAATAAGGTATTACAGTAAGATAGTTCTTACACTAAAATGCATTGCCAAGTTTAAATCTTTGCTCGATGAAGTAGGAAGGAACGGAAGCCGCAGATTACCATGGGAAGCAGGAGGCAAATGAATTAAGGCAGTCCCGATACTGGCGCAAAAAATGCAGAACCTCTAAGACGGTCGGGCCATTTTTCGCATTTCGAGTGCAGTGTCTGTCACCATAGAATACTTAGGCTTTCCTGGCTATCTTTTATCTCATCCTATTGCTAAAACAAAGCATTAGCATGAGATTTTGTAGTTagcttttaaatttttccttACCTTGATAT
This genomic interval from Daphnia magna isolate NIES linkage group LG8, ASM2063170v1.1, whole genome shotgun sequence contains the following:
- the LOC116928894 gene encoding uncharacterized protein LOC116928894 translates to MCSIRLLTLLASVLLASSNPIPPTIQQDDIFFFSLNSNEQSALMSMVVEAAGRVAAQRSEGSSMIEIEMHIPEIVIQRMREPNFNSQMLARWIGRRWDLSEQAIAELHLKGRGCSPRICLSVTSRSTLEDTCCPFG